In the genome of Bacteroidota bacterium, the window GCATGCAGCAAAGCAAGATGACTACTACTTTCATCTGGCCTCTCAAAACAGCAAATGGTTTGAACGATTGCAGTTATTATTACATTGGTAATTATCTTGACCAGGATACAACCTCTCCCGGAATAAAAGATTGGAACTGCGGTTCTGTTACTTATGACGGACACAAAGGGACTGATATATGCACCTACCCATACCCATTTTATAAAATGGATAACAACCAGGTAGAAATAATTGCTGCTGCTCCGGGTACTATTATAAATAGAGTGGATGGAAACTTTGATAAGAACTGTAATTGGAACAATCCAAATGCAAATTATATTACCATACAACATGCTGATGGTTCGGTTGCAATGTACTGGCACATGAAAATGAATTCGCTTACTGCAAAAACAATCGGGCAAACAGTTGTTGCCGGAGAATATTTAGGAGTAGTAGGCAGTTCCGGCAGTTCTTCAGCGCCTCATCTTCACTTCGAAGTTTTGAGCGGCATTACTCTTAATACTTTAAACGATTCTTATTCCGGTCCATGTAATACATTAAATGGTAATTCATGGTGGGCAGTTCAAAAACCATATACTGAACCTGCAATTATTCAGGCATCGGTGCATCCGGTATTAGCCGTGTTTCCTGCCTGCCCCGCTACCGAAACTCCCAATGAGGATACTTGCTTCGCAGGTGGAACCTCCGCCAAGTTTTATATTTTTATGAGAAATGAAACAGCAGGAAAAATTGCGAGTATGCGCATAATCAATCCTAACGGAACAACTTTCACCAGTTGGACTCATAA includes:
- a CDS encoding T9SS type A sorting domain-containing protein, translating into MQNYTHPPESFLEKYFAIMVIVFFIIFLSVIVVIQGFSQQVSFPNASAMSEYGGEYPIGRNDANNPCITPEQYKIIEKQNIDNCKLLGIHYGMQQSKMTTTFIWPLKTANGLNDCSYYYIGNYLDQDTTSPGIKDWNCGSVTYDGHKGTDICTYPYPFYKMDNNQVEIIAAAPGTIINRVDGNFDKNCNWNNPNANYITIQHADGSVAMYWHMKMNSLTAKTIGQTVVAGEYLGVVGSSGSSSAPHLHFEVLSGITLNTLNDSYSGPCNTLNGNSWWAVQKPYTEPAIIQASVHPVLAVFPACPATETPNEDTCFAGGTSAKFYIFMRNETAGKIASMRIINPNGTTFTSWTHNSNNTYLASYWISTKTLPATAGTYTYEAVYNGDTCRKSFMINCNTDIAENNFQNNISVYPNPSNGKFTFFIENEAQQSHTIEIYNMLGEKIFSMSPSGVSSGGGLHLNLSDKPNGIYFLEVKSENGTITKKIIKD